Genomic DNA from Deltaproteobacteria bacterium:
TTGAACCTACGGCCCCCTGCTCCCAAAGCAGGTGCTCTAGCCAGGCTGAGCTACACCCCGAACTGCTTTGTACTCAATAAATGGCAATGATCCAAATGACAAGTACTTTTAGTTCGATGATTTCCACTTTACTTAACCTATTCGTTTTGATCTGTCTGTCTCGCAAAGGAGAACAAAATGGATCAAGAAACCATGACAACTATAGGAAGTTTGCTCTTTGTTTTTTTTATGTTGGGCATTCGCATTATCAGACCAACCCGCAGAGGTTTGGTTGAGCGGTTGGGCAAGTACAAAAAATTTGCACAACCGGGGTTTCATTGGATCATTCCAATTGTTGATAAAATATACCGCGTTAATGTGACAGAACAAATGGTAGGGGCTCAACCGCAAGAAATTATCACCAACGACAATTTAAATGCGATAGTGGATGCTCAAATATATTTTAAGATTAAAAATGATGAGGGAAGTGTCAAAAATTCACAATATAACGTCAATAATGTTGATTCGCAGATTGTCAATCTTGCCAGAACAACTTTAAGAAATATTATTGGTACACTGACTTTGAAGTCGGCCAATAGTGAAAGAGGCCGTATTAATGAAGAACTATTGAAAGTTCTTGTAAAGGAAACTTCTAACTGGGGAATTGATATTGTGCGCGCTGAATTGAAGGAGATTGACCCGCCAAAAGATGTGCAGGAAACAATGAACAAAATTGTGAAGGCTGAGAATGAAAAAATTGCCGCCATTGATTTTGCCACAGCGGCGGAGACCACGGCTGATGGAGAAAAAAGGGCCGCCATCAAAAAAGCCGAAGGTGTGCGTCAGGCAAAAATTTTACAAGCCGGGGGCGAGGCGGAGGCCATTAAATTGGTTAACGATGCGGCAGACAAATATTTCATCGGCAATGCCCAATTATTAAAAAAATTGGAGACCGTGGAAAATTCACTCAGGGCAAATGCAAAAGTGGTGATCCCGGGAAACACGGAATTGGTAAACGTTATTGGTGAGCTTGCCGGTGTTGTGCCTCTTAAAAGAGAAAAACAATAATTTTATTTTGCCTCTCTCTTTTTCATCTCTTTGTCGAGGTAAAGAATGGCGCTTCCTTTTTCGTGAACCAGTTCGACCTTTTGAAGAATCTCACTGACCTGCGCCTCTTCTTCAACCTGTTCTGTAATAAACCACTGTAGCATTGTCTGTGTGGGATAATCTTTTTCTTTAAGAGACAGCTCATATAATTTGTTGATGAGAGCCGTGATCTTTTTTTCATGTTCCAATGCTTTTTGCATGACATCCAAAATGGATTTGAAATCATGCGGAGGTTTTTGAATCTCTTTCAGAGCGACTTTTCCTTCTCTCTGAATGAGAAAATCAAACATTTTCATCGCATGTTTGTTTTCTTCGCCCGACTGAACCTGCATCCAATGGGCAAATCCCTTGAGGTTGATGCTGTGGCAATAGGCGGACATGGAAAGGTAAAGATAGGATGAATAAAATTCCTCTTGAATATGTGCGTTGAGTGCTTCTTGCATGGTTTTCTTTAACATCCGTTCTGTCTCCTTTTATTCCGCTTCCTGTTTGTTCACTTTTCTTCTTTTCATAATCACCAAAAGAACAGCCAGTCCACCCAAAATCACGATGGCAAACAAGGTATAAAAAGTGGCTCCACTAAAAATGGAAGAGGCTGATTTCGTTTTTTTAACCGCCTTTTTGAGTGGTGGTGACAGAGGCGGCGGTGGTGTTGCTTCAGCACTGGGAGCCGGTTCTACCGTTTCTGCTGGGGGCAATGCCGTGGGAGTTGTTCCTCCAACGACTTGTTGTGGCGCGACAGGAGGCGGAGGGACTACAACCGGTGCCGCTGGCGCCACGGGTGGCGGAGGCGGTGCAATCGGTTTCAATTCAAGCGAATATTGTTTGAGTTCCGTCGCCGGAGCGTTGGCAGGCAAATTGGCGTCTTTGACTTGAATATAAATGATCCTGT
This window encodes:
- a CDS encoding SPFH/Band 7/PHB domain protein, which codes for MDQETMTTIGSLLFVFFMLGIRIIRPTRRGLVERLGKYKKFAQPGFHWIIPIVDKIYRVNVTEQMVGAQPQEIITNDNLNAIVDAQIYFKIKNDEGSVKNSQYNVNNVDSQIVNLARTTLRNIIGTLTLKSANSERGRINEELLKVLVKETSNWGIDIVRAELKEIDPPKDVQETMNKIVKAENEKIAAIDFATAAETTADGEKRAAIKKAEGVRQAKILQAGGEAEAIKLVNDAADKYFIGNAQLLKKLETVENSLRANAKVVIPGNTELVNVIGELAGVVPLKREKQ
- a CDS encoding ferritin translates to MLKKTMQEALNAHIQEEFYSSYLYLSMSAYCHSINLKGFAHWMQVQSGEENKHAMKMFDFLIQREGKVALKEIQKPPHDFKSILDVMQKALEHEKKITALINKLYELSLKEKDYPTQTMLQWFITEQVEEEAQVSEILQKVELVHEKGSAILYLDKEMKKREAK